The Streptomyces sp. Mut1 genome window below encodes:
- a CDS encoding GNAT family N-acetyltransferase, whose translation MSESLIPAGHPLDDPVGTALTGPHAHFAERRGRVLRYPPDVTPWVAIPPDPGPADWADVAALAGPGGSVTLTAFRLPPPADWEVSFHAEGVQLVDAGVAAAPHPEAVRLGPADVPEMLDLVARTRPGPFKPRTVELGTYLGIRRGGALVAMAGERLRPPGWGEISAVCTDESVRGQGLGGGLVRAVAHEIKQRGDTPFLHAAASNAGAVRLYETLGFALRRRTVFLAARVPGHPVVPEPGRRAGTAAAGR comes from the coding sequence GTGAGCGAGTCCCTGATCCCGGCCGGCCACCCGCTGGACGACCCGGTGGGCACCGCGCTGACGGGCCCGCACGCCCACTTCGCCGAGCGCCGGGGCCGCGTCCTGCGCTACCCGCCGGACGTCACCCCCTGGGTCGCGATCCCGCCGGACCCGGGGCCCGCCGACTGGGCCGACGTCGCCGCGCTCGCCGGACCGGGCGGTTCCGTCACCCTCACCGCCTTCCGGCTGCCCCCGCCCGCCGACTGGGAGGTCTCCTTCCACGCCGAGGGCGTCCAGCTCGTGGACGCGGGCGTGGCGGCCGCCCCGCACCCGGAAGCCGTACGGCTCGGTCCCGCCGACGTACCGGAGATGCTCGACCTGGTCGCCCGCACCAGGCCGGGCCCCTTCAAACCCCGTACCGTGGAACTCGGCACCTACCTCGGCATCCGCCGGGGCGGAGCCCTGGTCGCCATGGCCGGCGAACGCCTGCGGCCACCGGGCTGGGGCGAGATCAGCGCGGTCTGCACGGACGAGTCGGTGCGCGGCCAGGGGCTCGGCGGCGGGCTCGTGCGCGCCGTCGCCCATGAGATCAAGCAGCGCGGTGACACCCCGTTCCTGCACGCGGCCGCCTCCAACGCCGGGGCCGTCCGGCTCTACGAAACGCTCGGCTTCGCACTCCGCCGCCGGACCGTGTTCCTCGCCGCGCGCGTCCCCGGCCATCCGGTGGTCCCGGAGCCCGGCCGCCGGGCCGGCACCGCGGCGGCGGGCCGCTGA
- a CDS encoding NADP-dependent oxidoreductase, protein MPKAYVFTRNGGPEAEALVDLETPVPGPGELLVAVRTAGVNPVDWKLRTGYTRPGSEPPPFPTVFGSEAAGVVRATGPGVEGFEPGDEVFGNPVTGGYAEYTLLPVAVTAHKPAGVSFADAAVLPVAAATAYDGVRQLGLGPGATLLVTGAGGGVGSAAVQLARHAGVRVIGAASEPKKDFVESLGAVHIPSGPGLADRVRAAAPDGVDAVFDLVGGDTLRDAATLVAPAALISAGGKPLVEELGGAAVRRARTAAVLDEVARLVAEGVLRTYVTRTFPLDRAGEALRAVEDGHALGKTVIEVTA, encoded by the coding sequence ATGCCGAAGGCGTACGTGTTCACCCGCAACGGCGGACCGGAAGCGGAGGCCCTCGTCGACCTGGAGACGCCGGTCCCGGGCCCGGGGGAACTGCTCGTCGCGGTCCGCACGGCAGGCGTCAACCCGGTCGACTGGAAACTGCGCACCGGATACACCAGGCCCGGCAGCGAGCCGCCGCCGTTCCCCACCGTCTTCGGCAGCGAGGCCGCCGGAGTGGTCCGCGCGACCGGACCGGGGGTCGAGGGGTTCGAGCCGGGCGACGAGGTGTTCGGCAATCCGGTGACCGGCGGGTACGCCGAGTACACACTCCTGCCCGTCGCGGTGACCGCCCACAAGCCGGCCGGTGTCTCGTTCGCCGACGCGGCCGTACTGCCCGTCGCCGCCGCCACCGCCTACGACGGGGTGCGACAGCTCGGGCTCGGCCCGGGAGCCACGCTGCTGGTCACCGGGGCGGGCGGCGGGGTGGGCAGCGCCGCCGTCCAGCTCGCCCGGCATGCCGGTGTCCGGGTCATCGGCGCCGCGAGCGAGCCCAAGAAGGACTTCGTGGAGTCGCTCGGCGCGGTGCACATCCCCTCCGGACCGGGACTCGCCGACCGGGTACGGGCCGCCGCACCCGACGGCGTCGATGCCGTCTTCGACCTCGTCGGCGGCGACACGCTGCGCGATGCGGCCACGCTCGTCGCGCCCGCCGCACTGATCAGCGCCGGCGGGAAGCCGCTCGTGGAAGAGCTGGGCGGGGCGGCCGTCCGGCGGGCCCGCACCGCCGCGGTCCTGGACGAGGTGGCACGGCTGGTCGCCGAAGGCGTCCTGCGGACCTATGTCACCCGGACCTTCCCGCTCGACCGGGCGGGCGAGGCGCTGCGCGCGGTGGAGGACGGTCACGCGCTCGGCAAGACCGTGATCGAGGTGACCGCGTGA
- a CDS encoding NAD(P)-dependent oxidoreductase gives MTSAVPAAPQQPVVAVLGTGIMGAAMARSLLRAGLEVRAWNRTPAKAAPLAADGATVTRTAAEAVRGAHLVLTSLSDTTAVAAALAAASEGLHRGQVLLQTSTVGPDGAVELAQRAADLGLVHLDAPVAGTRQPAEAGALTVLVSGPSAARAVAGPVLDAIGQRTVWVGEEPGAASRLKLVVNTWVVNLVGGVAECLNLAEGLGVDPRAFLDVVRGGPLDTGYLQSKSAAVLDGDLTPSFALSTALKDTRLILEAAGRAGVRLDLTAASAARFERAEADGHGDEDMVATYYAGRAPERDGD, from the coding sequence ATGACCTCAGCAGTCCCCGCGGCCCCGCAGCAGCCGGTCGTCGCCGTCCTCGGCACCGGGATCATGGGCGCGGCCATGGCCCGCAGCCTGCTCCGCGCCGGTCTGGAGGTCCGGGCCTGGAACCGCACCCCGGCCAAGGCCGCACCGCTCGCCGCCGACGGCGCCACCGTCACCCGGACCGCGGCCGAGGCCGTGCGCGGCGCCCACCTCGTGCTCACCTCGCTCAGCGACACGACGGCCGTCGCCGCCGCGCTCGCCGCCGCGTCCGAGGGGCTGCACCGGGGCCAGGTGCTGCTGCAGACCTCGACGGTCGGGCCGGACGGCGCCGTCGAGCTGGCCCAGCGCGCCGCCGACCTCGGGCTCGTCCACCTCGACGCCCCGGTCGCCGGGACCCGGCAGCCCGCGGAGGCGGGCGCGCTGACCGTCCTCGTCTCCGGCCCCTCGGCCGCCCGCGCGGTGGCCGGACCCGTGCTGGACGCGATCGGGCAGCGCACGGTCTGGGTCGGGGAGGAACCGGGGGCGGCCTCCCGGCTGAAGCTCGTGGTCAACACCTGGGTGGTCAACCTGGTGGGCGGCGTCGCCGAGTGCCTGAACCTCGCCGAGGGCCTGGGCGTCGACCCGCGCGCTTTCCTGGACGTCGTCAGGGGCGGGCCGCTCGACACGGGCTATCTGCAGAGCAAGTCCGCCGCCGTTCTGGACGGGGACCTGACGCCCAGCTTCGCCCTGTCCACGGCCCTCAAGGACACCCGGCTCATTCTCGAAGCGGCCGGGCGGGCCGGTGTCCGGCTGGACCTGACCGCCGCTTCGGCCGCGCGCTTCGAGCGGGCGGAGGCGGACGGACACGGCGACGAGGACATGGTCGCCACCTATTACGCGGGCCGGGCCCCGGAGCGGGACGGCGACTGA
- a CDS encoding adenosylcobinamide amidohydrolase — protein MLARREDGLDLHHLVWRLGPGWRVCGSAVLGGGIGPREWILNAQVPGGYPRMDPDRHLAEIAAAAQLTGPGAGLMTAADVTAHTVASDEGVSATATCGLGVRGWAAAPADGTGGPPPPGTVNIVVTLPVPLTDAALVNAVATATEAKVQALLDAGLDCSGTPTDAVCIAVPAPAAGAGEPFAGPRSVWGARLARAVHAAVLEGAARQPWDAEAAAHRTGARPMKGTP, from the coding sequence CTGCTGGCCCGGCGCGAGGACGGCCTCGACCTGCACCACCTCGTGTGGCGGCTGGGGCCTGGCTGGCGGGTCTGCGGCAGCGCGGTGCTGGGCGGCGGCATCGGCCCGCGCGAGTGGATCCTCAACGCCCAGGTGCCCGGCGGATACCCGCGCATGGACCCCGACCGCCACCTGGCCGAGATCGCCGCCGCCGCACAGCTCACCGGCCCCGGCGCGGGACTGATGACCGCCGCCGACGTCACCGCGCACACGGTCGCCTCCGACGAGGGCGTGAGCGCGACCGCCACCTGCGGCCTCGGCGTACGCGGCTGGGCCGCCGCACCCGCCGACGGCACCGGCGGACCGCCGCCCCCCGGGACCGTGAACATCGTCGTCACGCTCCCCGTGCCCCTGACCGACGCCGCCCTCGTCAACGCCGTCGCCACCGCCACGGAGGCCAAGGTGCAGGCGCTCCTGGACGCCGGGCTCGACTGCTCCGGCACCCCCACGGACGCCGTCTGTATCGCCGTCCCCGCCCCGGCGGCCGGCGCGGGCGAACCGTTCGCAGGGCCGCGCTCCGTGTGGGGCGCGCGACTCGCCAGAGCCGTGCACGCTGCCGTGCTGGAGGGCGCGGCCAGGCAACCCTGGGACGCCGAAGCCGCCGCGCACCGGACCGGGGCGCGGCCGATGAAGGGAACCCCATGA
- a CDS encoding PRC and DUF2382 domain-containing protein, which produces MGAADGFTDSGELDGLTVYDTEGEKIGNVGRVYVDDSTGRPDWITVKTGLFGMKESFVPLAGARRVGSDLHISHPKDQVKEAPRVDADAHLSVSEEEELYRHYGLTRNTKDNLGNRSGADAPTTTGTGTMGAAGTGAAAGAGAGAMGAAGRSGNDRTRTAGTTPEAAGMTGTGKHRDADAAGTGRPLVGAGAGAERSAADPGGKDELIRSEEQLHIGTEEYESGRARLHKYVVTENVTRTVPVSHEEVRVVREPLQPGDKGAGRGDLAEQDVEVTLHAERATMRKEAVPVERVRMETKKVTEQKEVSAELRKEQIDYADGTTKGGKDMGGKDTGGEFGRGRHR; this is translated from the coding sequence ATGGGAGCCGCTGACGGTTTCACGGATTCCGGAGAGCTCGACGGCCTGACGGTGTACGACACCGAGGGCGAAAAGATCGGCAACGTGGGCCGGGTGTATGTCGACGACAGCACCGGCCGCCCGGACTGGATCACGGTGAAGACCGGCCTGTTCGGAATGAAGGAGAGTTTCGTGCCTCTCGCCGGAGCCCGTCGAGTGGGCTCCGACCTGCACATATCCCACCCCAAGGACCAGGTCAAGGAAGCTCCCCGGGTGGACGCGGACGCGCATCTGTCCGTCTCCGAGGAGGAGGAGCTGTACCGGCACTACGGCCTGACCCGGAACACCAAGGACAACCTCGGCAACCGCTCCGGTGCCGACGCCCCGACCACCACGGGCACCGGCACGATGGGCGCGGCGGGCACGGGCGCGGCCGCGGGAGCCGGGGCCGGGGCCATGGGCGCGGCCGGCAGGTCCGGCAACGACCGGACGCGGACGGCCGGCACCACCCCGGAGGCCGCCGGTATGACCGGTACCGGAAAGCACCGGGACGCCGACGCCGCCGGCACGGGCCGTCCGCTGGTCGGAGCCGGTGCGGGCGCCGAACGGTCCGCCGCCGACCCGGGCGGCAAGGACGAACTGATCCGCTCCGAGGAACAGCTGCACATCGGCACCGAGGAGTACGAGAGCGGCAGGGCCCGCCTGCACAAGTACGTCGTCACCGAGAACGTCACGCGCACGGTGCCGGTCTCGCACGAGGAGGTGCGGGTGGTTCGTGAACCCCTGCAGCCCGGCGACAAGGGAGCCGGCCGTGGGGACCTCGCCGAGCAGGACGTGGAGGTCACGCTGCACGCCGAGCGCGCCACCATGCGCAAGGAGGCCGTCCCGGTCGAACGCGTGCGGATGGAAACCAAGAAGGTGACGGAGCAGAAGGAGGTCTCCGCCGAGCTGCGCAAGGAGCAGATCGACTACGCGGACGGCACCACCAAGGGCGGCAAGGACATGGGCGGAAAGGACACGGGCGGCGAATTCGGCCGGGGACGCCACCGCTGA
- a CDS encoding beta-ketoacyl-[acyl-carrier-protein] synthase family protein encodes MKTPAIAVTGLGMITPVGNDTESTWDGVCAAVSPARTVAALEGCEIDFACMVDGIDLDATVGRRTAFRMGRYVKFAVLAAREAVADAGLDPAGWDGSRVAVVVGTSSGGSAHLTDQALVLERRGPEATSPAGVLLTIPNMPAAEIAIEMRATGPSMAPCTACSSGVTALSVARDLLATGQCDVAIAGATESTVFPIAMTGFARSGAAARADGDLSRLSRPFAADRAGLVMGEGAAVMVLERADDAEARGAEPRALLAGTGATTDAHHPTSPHPDGRIAQAAVEAALRDAGWRAEEVEHINAHGTATQRNDAAEAALISRVYPHRPPVTAPKGVLGHCMGAAGAIEAGLTILTLQRGVIPPVANLDAPAPGFDIDCVTKQPLVRPVGRAISHSFGFGGHNAVVALRRP; translated from the coding sequence ATGAAGACACCGGCCATCGCCGTCACGGGGCTGGGCATGATCACCCCGGTCGGCAACGACACCGAGTCCACCTGGGACGGCGTGTGCGCCGCCGTCAGTCCCGCCCGCACCGTCGCCGCGCTCGAAGGGTGCGAGATCGACTTCGCCTGCATGGTCGACGGCATCGACCTGGACGCGACGGTCGGCCGCCGTACGGCCTTCCGCATGGGCAGGTACGTCAAGTTCGCGGTACTCGCCGCCCGCGAGGCGGTCGCCGACGCGGGCCTCGACCCGGCCGGCTGGGACGGCAGCCGGGTCGCCGTCGTCGTCGGCACCAGCAGTGGCGGTTCCGCCCACCTCACCGACCAGGCGCTGGTGCTGGAAAGGAGGGGGCCGGAGGCGACCTCGCCGGCCGGCGTCCTGCTGACCATCCCCAACATGCCGGCCGCCGAGATCGCCATCGAGATGCGGGCCACCGGCCCCAGCATGGCCCCCTGCACGGCCTGTTCGTCGGGCGTCACCGCGCTGTCGGTCGCCCGGGACCTGCTCGCCACCGGGCAGTGCGACGTGGCCATCGCGGGAGCCACCGAATCGACGGTCTTCCCGATCGCCATGACCGGATTCGCCAGGTCCGGGGCCGCCGCCCGCGCGGACGGCGACCTGTCCCGGCTCAGCCGGCCCTTCGCCGCCGACCGGGCCGGCCTCGTCATGGGAGAGGGCGCGGCCGTCATGGTGCTGGAGCGGGCGGACGACGCCGAGGCCAGGGGCGCCGAACCCCGCGCCCTGCTCGCCGGTACCGGCGCCACCACGGACGCCCACCACCCCACCAGCCCGCACCCCGACGGCCGGATCGCCCAGGCAGCCGTCGAGGCCGCCCTGCGCGACGCGGGCTGGCGGGCCGAGGAGGTCGAGCACATCAACGCCCACGGCACCGCCACCCAGCGCAACGACGCCGCCGAAGCCGCGCTCATCAGCCGTGTGTACCCGCACCGGCCCCCCGTCACCGCACCCAAGGGCGTACTGGGCCACTGCATGGGCGCGGCCGGGGCGATCGAGGCCGGGCTGACGATCCTCACACTCCAGCGCGGAGTCATCCCGCCCGTCGCGAACCTGGACGCCCCCGCGCCCGGGTTCGACATCGACTGCGTCACCAAGCAGCCGCTGGTGCGGCCCGTCGGCCGCGCCATCAGCCACTCCTTCGGCTTCGGCGGTCACAACGCCGTGGTGGCGCTCAGGCGCCCCTGA
- a CDS encoding acyl carrier protein: MSTIHPRITDVLSRTFKVPVAEILPESTMDSLDMDSLAVAEFAVVLRETTGVELDSATLHRQTTLAALTEFLHASADGGAPVSNAR; encoded by the coding sequence ATGAGCACGATTCACCCCCGGATCACCGACGTACTCAGCCGTACCTTCAAGGTGCCCGTGGCCGAGATCCTCCCGGAATCCACGATGGACAGCCTGGACATGGACTCTCTCGCGGTCGCCGAGTTCGCCGTCGTCCTCAGGGAGACCACCGGGGTCGAACTGGACTCCGCCACCCTGCACCGGCAGACCACCCTCGCCGCTCTCACGGAGTTCCTCCACGCGTCGGCCGACGGCGGGGCCCCGGTGAGCAACGCCCGATGA
- a CDS encoding acyl-CoA dehydrogenase family protein — translation MTTTLDSPDAPGTGADPLARPLTSVLLGADAHREHGFWRRLIATEPFRLPTGPRTGGTPEERLARAYARLRTLNNALDSAARPACDPRALAALHEWLAPVDPALATIAGIHYNLFLGSLIDHDTGCPRDLSDYLLLRRTGTFLCTEVDHGNDAAAIETTATYDPVRDGFVVHTPHCGAQKFMPNTGPAGGPKSGLVAARLIADGTDHGVFLLLVPLTDAARPLPGVRVRRLPARMGSPVDHCLTSFDQVFVRRDALLTGPQGRIDDDGVFRSATEGRRRRFLASIARVVTGRICMSASAVGSARATLAVAVRYGGHRYVSAGRRSPRVPVIAHRSHHGPLAEAMATVFAMSLLHRRVLDRWEAAAAGLAAEREAAERLVDIAKGWITWRAREVIVESRERCGAQGLLENNGLTALVTGVEGAITAEGDNLAVHARAAAAMVFAATAGPSHEPAAPPPAGDLTDLRFLARLLERVEEIHFARAAARMAPVAHGDPLERWNAASGPALRGVETHAARQAAEAYADAVDALPAGPDRDRLDELARLFALGQVARGSGDLLAAGHLGAGQVEDLTECVERLIGAVAPRLPELADSFAFPGEVLADWPITGARYADAYDDPDAHWHTAAARKEAGESR, via the coding sequence ATGACCACCACTCTCGACAGCCCCGACGCCCCGGGGACCGGTGCCGACCCCCTCGCCCGCCCGCTCACCTCCGTGCTCCTCGGCGCCGACGCCCACCGCGAGCACGGCTTCTGGCGCCGGCTCATCGCCACCGAACCGTTCCGCCTGCCCACCGGGCCGCGGACGGGCGGCACCCCGGAGGAACGCCTCGCACGCGCGTACGCCCGGCTGCGCACCCTCAACAACGCCCTGGACAGCGCGGCCCGCCCGGCCTGCGACCCCCGGGCCCTGGCCGCGCTGCACGAATGGCTCGCCCCGGTCGACCCGGCGCTCGCCACCATCGCCGGCATCCACTACAACCTCTTCCTCGGCAGCCTCATCGACCACGACACCGGCTGCCCCCGCGACCTGTCGGACTACCTGCTGCTGCGGCGCACCGGGACGTTCCTGTGCACGGAGGTCGACCACGGGAACGACGCCGCCGCCATCGAGACGACCGCCACCTACGACCCCGTACGCGACGGGTTCGTCGTGCACACCCCGCACTGCGGCGCCCAGAAGTTCATGCCCAACACCGGACCGGCCGGCGGCCCCAAGTCCGGGCTCGTCGCCGCCCGCCTGATCGCCGACGGCACCGACCACGGCGTCTTCCTCCTGCTCGTGCCGCTCACGGACGCCGCCCGCCCACTGCCCGGCGTACGCGTCCGCAGGCTCCCGGCACGGATGGGCAGCCCCGTCGACCACTGCCTGACCTCCTTCGACCAGGTCTTCGTACGCCGCGACGCCCTGCTCACCGGCCCCCAGGGGCGGATCGACGACGACGGGGTGTTCCGCAGCGCCACCGAGGGCCGCCGACGCCGCTTCCTCGCCTCGATCGCCCGGGTCGTCACCGGCCGCATCTGCATGAGCGCCAGCGCCGTCGGCTCCGCCCGCGCCACGCTGGCCGTCGCCGTGCGCTACGGCGGCCACCGGTACGTCTCCGCGGGCCGCCGCTCGCCGCGGGTGCCGGTGATCGCCCACCGCAGCCACCACGGGCCGCTCGCCGAGGCCATGGCCACCGTCTTCGCCATGAGCCTGCTGCACCGCAGGGTCCTGGACCGCTGGGAGGCCGCCGCGGCGGGCCTCGCGGCCGAGCGCGAGGCGGCCGAGCGGCTGGTCGACATCGCCAAGGGGTGGATCACCTGGCGGGCCCGCGAGGTGATCGTCGAGAGCCGGGAACGCTGCGGCGCCCAGGGCCTGCTGGAGAACAACGGGCTGACCGCGCTCGTCACCGGGGTGGAGGGCGCCATCACCGCCGAGGGCGACAACCTCGCCGTCCACGCCAGGGCCGCCGCCGCCATGGTCTTCGCCGCCACGGCCGGCCCCTCGCACGAGCCGGCCGCCCCTCCGCCGGCCGGCGACCTCACCGACCTGCGGTTCCTGGCCCGGCTCCTGGAGCGGGTGGAGGAGATCCACTTCGCGCGGGCCGCGGCGCGCATGGCCCCGGTGGCGCACGGCGACCCGCTGGAGCGGTGGAACGCGGCGTCCGGACCCGCACTGCGCGGGGTCGAGACGCACGCCGCCCGGCAGGCCGCCGAGGCGTACGCGGACGCGGTCGACGCCCTGCCCGCCGGGCCGGACCGCGACCGGCTGGACGAACTCGCCCGGCTGTTCGCCCTGGGCCAGGTCGCGCGCGGCAGCGGGGACCTGCTCGCGGCGGGCCACCTGGGCGCCGGCCAGGTCGAGGACCTCACCGAGTGCGTCGAGCGGCTGATCGGCGCGGTGGCGCCCCGGCTGCCGGAACTCGCCGACTCCTTCGCGTTTCCCGGCGAGGTGCTCGCCGACTGGCCGATCACGGGGGCCCGTTACGCCGACGCGTACGACGACCCGGACGCCCACTGGCACACCGCCGCCGCCCGGAAGGAAGCGGGGGAGAGCCGATGA